The following nucleotide sequence is from Tribolium castaneum strain GA2 chromosome 5, icTriCast1.1, whole genome shotgun sequence.
CTCAGTGGATGCTaattaatcacaaaaaaacacaaaaattactttaaatttcatatttttatatttaccaATCCGTTGCGCTTCACTTTTGCAATCAAGGCTCGGAATCGGCGGTGTTGTTATAGGGTAGGGGCATTCGTTATTAACAGGTTGTATCCCGAATGATGGAACATTGTGTTCTGGAATCACCAATGGTTCTTTCACGTATTCCTTCTGGAAAGTTGGGTCTTCTCTTTCgtctttaatattaaaacgTTCCAAACACTTTTCCATTTCGGTCTGAGTGTAGATCAGGTTTTTGCCTAAAACGAAGCCCAAGCatacgtaaataaattaaacttcGAAAAATTCACCTATCGCGTCTCGTTCAGCCTTTTCAATATCAATTTTACTTTCCTcaacttgcttctcaatatcATCCTTGAGGTACCCTTTATTGAACATATAGTTCCGAATATTTTCAATGACTTCGCACGGAAATTTACTCGAGTTGGCTTGCATGTAGCGATACACATACAAGTCAGCCCCCGTGATTATAAACCTCTGCTGAAAGACAGTTATCGTAGCCCCAATATAAAAATCAATCGGCGAGTAATATTCGGGATCAAGTGGATTAGTGTTAGGTTTCGGCAGTAAAGTACTCCTCAAATACTTCCCTCCAATAATCCCCGAATTTTCAATCGGGGGCTCGAAAATTTTACAAGTGTTGTCACCCAAAGAATACAGCAACAAAAACCTACGAATTGAATCTTCTGGATGTATATCATCCATCTTCATCTCGTATCTGAGATATTTATTTGCGTTCAGAATTTGCTTAACCACGTCTTTTCGCGGCGGTTTTGGCATAAAAGTTAGGGTGTTTTGGAGGGAATCCTCCAAGCTACCGATGCCGTCATGAGGGGGAATTTTCTTCTCGGGGGGTGGTTTAGGCTTCTCTGAAATGTCCATAGGGGGGCCCTGCTCCATGCAGAGCGCTTTCTTAAAGTAGTTACGCGTAAAGTCATCACAGTCGTAAAGGAGCATTTTCCGCCCTAGAACGAAAATTGTTTCTCCGACGCGTAAGTCTTTAGGCTGGTAGAACTCTGTGACCTCTTCGTCGGTTGTCTCCAGATAGATTGAGGGGAAGTGGGCCGGTCTGTCGGTCCAAATCTAaatcattataattaaaaaataaatagtttgtTATAATAAAGCCGATTAATAATAACACAGGTCCGCAAAAAGTcacttttttaaactttttaatctGATGACTTAATTTGAAGTTCGGTCAACGAAAAAATCCTCTTCGAATTGTTAATACCTTTGGTAATTTAGTTTTGCGTAAAAGTTGGGAGTAAGGATCCCGGCCATCATTTTTGGTGTGAATTTCTTTGACGGCAACAGTGTCATCTgctagaaaatataaaacttcGTATTTCCTTATTTCACCATATTCCGAGTCTCTGTCGTCCCAAATCGCTTTAAATCTGAAAAATTGTGTCATTTGCCAGAATTAAGATAGCAAAGGACAAACTTGAGAATTTTGCCGTCATATTCCAGAAAGCGTCTAAATTTATCATCCGCCGAAGGCgttttagtaaaattattCTGATGCGACTTCATTAATCTATTTTGGGTGTAGGGATCAGGCGGTAATTGCTCAGGTTCAGCCATTACCAATCCCTGACTGGCCATATATTCCCTTGTAAAAGTATCGCAATCCACCAAATGATAGACAACTCCGTAGAAAACAATATTTCTGCCCACACCAAAGTCCTTCCAATGCCAGAATTCCCCGTCTTCGCTTTTGGGAATTCGGTGTCGTTTCAAAAGCCTGCCTTGATCAATCCCACTATTCTGCAAAAAGtgcgtgtttttttttttttttttaaataattatcctACTGGGGTTCGGGGTTCCATAATCGTGATCGTATCGTCTTCCAGAAAGTAGATTATGTTCACATGCCTCACTCTGTAGTACTCATCGGGCGACTCTGCAACCCCCTGCTTGAAAAAAGCCTTAAAAGTGAGACACTTTTGGTCATAAAGGGCGTAATGCGGTTTGAACATTTGGACAGGAATTGCTTTGGTTCGTCCATAAGTCAGGGAGGGATCGAAGCGGACCGGGTCGTTGGTACTAATGAATTTGACCGAATTTGAGTCCAGTTCCCGATTTCCTATCCCCACGTAGTCGTTCTTTGGGATTTTATACCCATTTGAAATGCTAAAGGTCTGGGATAGGTGGTAACTGGTCAGCTACAAAGTAAAGTTTTTGTGCGTAGTTAAGTTTTTGCCACTTACAGTGGGGTCAGTGAAGGTGAGCCCCGGCAATTTCGGCAAACCTGCCAttttcacacaaaaaaatCGATCAAACTTCAAAAATTGCCATAGAAATTCGAATTTGGAGCGCATGCCagatttgaattttgacaattgACAGTTTTGCGTCTATTAGCCGCGTTTTTATCTAGCAAAAAGAATGTTTTGTGTTTAGATAAAAGTGTTAAACCATTTGATAAATCATCGTGTAAACAACTAAATCCATGTGAAGCTGTGTCCGTTAGTTTAAATGTGATTTCGGGAAAGTTTTTTACCACCGCTAACCTCACTTTTGGAAATGTCtctttctgttaaaaaaattattaatttacccGAAGCGGCGATCAAATTCCTTGAACCCGATGAAACCGAGGAGGGACTACCATACGGTACGTTTTTCCCGCATTTGGTCTTAAAATTCGccccaattaaatttttagaatgcAAGACCATTGGGGGTGTCTTGCGTGGTAATGATTATGTGTGGTTATCAAACGGGCCCCACTTAACGGCCATAAATACTAAAATGGGTTGTCAGGTTGGGGCCTGGTCTTTCGGCTGGGTCCTTAAGGATTCAAACACCAAAGTTGTGTGTGTTGATGTTATCCAGAGACCCAACGGAAGGCTCCCTTTTCTGGCAGTGGGAATCGACTGCGACTTGAGCGGGGGCATGATctgtatttttgattttgccaCTTCCAAAATTATTAGGGCGATACACGTTACAGATAAGGTTTGTTTCATTCCAATaagggaaaaaaataataaaattaactccCAGATTACTTGTCTTCACGTAATTGATCCTGGTCACGACGTTTTTACTTTACCAAGTCCGTTGCGAAATTTCGATGGTATTATTGCTGTGGGCACAGCAGGTGGTGATGTATTTTTAGTCGATATTTGTAGACAAATTTGTGATGAAGGTAGTGCGACAATTTTGTAGATAAttcatttgattaaaaaattccagGGTTGACTTTAAGCGGAGTCGATAAAATCAGAGATGAGTTAAATCCTTGTCAGTTAAGCCACATTACGTCCAAAGACATTTGCAAAATAGAATTTCACAAAGAATTTGCGATCAGGAACAGCCAACATCTCGCCATACATTTAAATTGTATGGTGTAACACAATGTGATACTTTTCCTAAATTTGGTGGTTTTAGTTGTGTTTGAGAACGTAACAAAGCATTTCACTTTGAAGGGCCCAAAGGGCGACGATCGCATTCACGTTAGTAAAGACGAGGTTGCAGTTAGCGCCCTTTATTACTGCCCTCAGCTTGGTTCGTTACTGGTGGGTTACAACTTTGGGGCCTTTCAGTTGTACAATTTGATGAATTTGGAGTTGATTTACACTTCACCCGTGTGTGACGAACACATACCTATCTCACACTTTGCTATTCAGGTTTGTagtcgttataaaaaaataaaaaaatacaaaactcaCTTAAGGAACCTGCTGACGACCCGAGGCCTGTGTGTTACATTTGGGCCGTTTACAGCACTGATGAGCAATTTCCATCGTGCTTACCTCTGGCCGTAATGTACGCATTTTCCTACCATAGCAAAGAATACCATGAAGGTTACGGTTTCCTGTACCAAGTAATTTTCCCCGGCCCAAGTCGGTCTagtttgtattttaaaatttccagGATTTTAGTTCAGCAGGCGTCCATTTCCAAATGGAACTGGGTGTTCCCGAGGGCCACAAACGATCAAAACAACGTGGTGGTCGTTGTTTAAAAGTCAATTCAATAGCCCGAGGTCTTGTGAATCGGGAAGGCCCCCAACATGACTCAAACGAAGACAGCCTCACTTTGTGTGTGTTTGTGTGGGATGTTTGGTACAGTAGCAAGGAAAGCGACACGTTTGTGGCCGTTTTCGATTTGAATCAGTGGTATAAGGAACAAATGCCCAGTTAGTAGGACCTCaaattcagtaaaaataaaataattattacgaTTCTAGGCGTCTTAAATTCGCAATATTCGTCCACCTACATGTtgcatatttatttaaacgagCTAATTAACAACGCCACTCACAGAAATGAACCAATTGTTGACGTGCATATTGATACAAAGTCGATACAACAATTTACACGGCCTCAGAAA
It contains:
- the LOC661506 gene encoding EF-hand domain-containing protein 1, whose translation is MRSKFEFLWQFLKFDRFFCVKMAGLPKLPGLTFTDPTLTSYHLSQTFSISNGYKIPKNDYVGIGNRELDSNSVKFISTNDPVRFDPSLTYGRTKAIPVQMFKPHYALYDQKCLTFKAFFKQGVAESPDEYYRVRHVNIIYFLEDDTITIMEPRTPNSGIDQGRLLKRHRIPKSEDGEFWHWKDFGVGRNIVFYGVVYHLVDCDTFTREYMASQGLVMAEPEQLPPDPYTQNRLMKSHQNNFTKTPSADDKFRRFLEYDGKILKFKAIWDDRDSEYGEIRKYEVLYFLADDTVAVKEIHTKNDGRDPYSQLLRKTKLPKIWTDRPAHFPSIYLETTDEEVTEFYQPKDLRVGETIFVLGRKMLLYDCDDFTRNYFKKALCMEQGPPMDISEKPKPPPEKKIPPHDGIGSLEDSLQNTLTFMPKPPRKDVVKQILNANKYLRYEMKMDDIHPEDSIRRFLLLYSLGDNTCKIFEPPIENSGIIGGKYLRSTLLPKPNTNPLDPEYYSPIDFYIGATITVFQQRFIITGADLYVYRYMQANSSKFPCEVIENIRNYMFNKGYLKDDIEKQVEESKIDIEKAERDAIGKNLIYTQTEMEKCLERFNIKDEREDPTFQKEYVKEPLVIPEHNVPSFGIQPVNNECPYPITTPPIPSLDCKSEAQRIASTEYDTEEEKIKKYYDKVLREHKHICENAEPQQPPPEDDCLAKERKGKSVKFDDNVKCE